One genomic window of Nicotiana sylvestris chromosome 10, ASM39365v2, whole genome shotgun sequence includes the following:
- the LOC104215428 gene encoding putative late blight resistance protein homolog R1A-4, with the protein MISKLLKITKASEASRSTSQMIAEVLEIIKLENIAEQIKASNPSRASIPMITRKMLDFADTLLDYLQYRDLFPSVLDKKLRYLRVLLSSIAKLCIEHESTTNLFIHVEDVAYTAAHLYFLGLAYNVEDGDRARVLDFEFSKLLERLSPFRPELRQLYLRVLIGSKSSRSENTMNAESMSDFVNGLQEDLEELLSRNASLKIIFVDQIPCLQQGLSSLSGFLHSIVSECIPLEEFNSLQSHIEALAIEAATVIYSSCYDEEMDMKTTEMDHASFFFQLKFNHVKLEIHLIQKLNGEAILAPLYELIDYVREELILSRIFLMDSLEQCKEHTKITDLLTLIQSVTSQAWSVINSFSHDSDHEDLAMKISPLHFQLLLKFKFIKAAIRQMCPSITASSTQDHPTINLLNFLPINFEVIDSYFSMLKSSKTSSSYMPTIDKFLMGFHEYILGNLLLKDETYLTFTVANEVKKFFHGLLLLVTYLFDPLVQSIGCMKQNDLLTGFGTIVLVAESAICLIYEDAVDSNKSRKVNLVLQFLTIAFKLIESEGSLMDLRKHKATLKAEILDLIGSAHEDLVFLRAFLMDVLSQHTELNELHGLLLHAEATAHKLAQISGSCCESFMDGSSTERMRLSLSDLLQEIESVKVEFRKVCFQHLDSSPWKMKDGESLINFLLNHQDGLLNCDACSIPFLKNQIPLVKDKLVYLGSFLADIVQYRDMDHKLKELLKHVQDRKYVCLFPISDYRPAWYYMLYLSDVKQLLKFVEAEVKMICLKVPDSSNYSFPRTNGLGFLNCFLGKLEELLGSKNDLIIDLKLQIGSVKEGLLCLRSLTDHFAESDYEHDEVYTSVTEMAYKAEYVTDLCLTCSHPLWYKVLWISEVVQNIKLVNDVVSETCERKKIDETVPEVAKISTSLLPDLSANTPRANEEMEGFQEAKNILKDQLVKGSPHLDVISLVGMPGIGKTTIAEKIYNDPIVTSHFDVRAQCRVTQVYSWRDLLLTILNGVLEPADRNEKEDGELAVELRRFLLTKRFLVLIDDVWDNEVWDNLHMCFKGARNRSRVILTTRLSNIAIYAKCESEPYHLRLFSDDESWTLLKKEVFQEESCPPELVDVGFRIAKCCGGLPLFIVLVAGVLKEKRKKAELWKVIEESLGSQNIGSLEETMSVIGFSYKNLPHHLKPCFLYFGGFLKGKDIHVSKLTRFWVAEEFVQANMEEGPEDVAQGFLEDLISRNLVMDVGKRPNGKLKMCRIHDLLHKFCLEKAKQENFFLRINRFSGEDTFPEKPKEYRLFVHSYEDQVDLWQPSHSNVRSLLFNVIDPGNFLWPRDISFIFNSFKLVKVLNLESFNIGGTFPSEIQSLIHLRYFAAQTDGNSIPSSISKLWNLETFVVKGLGVEVILPSSLLKMVKLRHIHVKDRASFSLYENMGESLADSQLDNLETFSTPHLFYGEDTEMILRKMPKLRKLSCIFSGTFGYSKIVTGKCVLFPRLEFLSHLESLKLVSNSCPAKLPHVFSFPSRLRELTLSKFRLPWNQISTIAELPNLEILKLFLRAFEGDEWEVKDSEFPELKYLELDDLNITQWSVSEDAFPMLEHFVLKKCKQLKEIPSQFDYAISLRRIEVNWCSWSVANSAMEIQRTQQEDLSNDAFTVTIHPPDWTRGSSP; encoded by the exons ATGATCTCAAAGCTGCTGAAAATAACTAAAGCTTCAGAGGCGTCAAGATCCACTAGCCAAATGATTGCGGAGGTGCTGGAAATAATCAAGCTGGAGAATATTGCTGAGCAAATCAAAGCTTCAAATCCATCAAGAGCATCTATCCCAATGATCACTAGGAAGATGTTGGATTTTGCCGATACTTTGCTTGATTATCTACAGTATCGTGACCTTTTCCCGTCTGTGCTTGACAAGAAGCTGAGATATTTACGTGTCTTATTATCTTCAATTGCAAAGCTGTGCATTGAGCATGAGAGTACGACGAATCTCTTCATCCATGTTGAGGATGTAGCTTACACTGCAGCGCACCTATATTTCTTAGGGCTAGCCTACAATGTGGAAGATGGTGATCGGGCACGTGTGTTAGATTTTGAATTCTCTAAATTGCTGGAAAGGTTAAGTCCTTTTAGGCCTGAACTGAGGCAGCTTTATCTGAGAGTCTTGATAGGGTCAAAGTCATCGCGATCAGAGAATACAATGAACGCTGAAAGTATGTCTGATTTTGTTAATGGTCTCCAAGAGGATCTGGAGGAGCTGCTAAGCCGCAATGCCAGCTTGAAAATTATCTTTGTTGATCAAATTCCGTGCCTCCAACAAGGACTTTCTTCCCTTTCTGGATTTCTCCACAGCATAGTATCAGAATGCATTCCACTCGAAGAATTCAATTCTCTTCAATCACATATTGAAGCTCTGGCCATTGAGGCAGCAACAGTGATCTACTCCTCCTGCTATGATGAGGAAATGGACATGAAGACTACTGAAATGGACCATGCATCTTTTTTTTTCCAACTGAAGTTCAATCATGTCAAGCTAGAAATCCATCTGATTCAGAAGCTAAACGGTGAAGCCATATTAGCTCCTCTATATGAACTGATTGACTATGTTCGGGAAGAGCTAATATTATCGAGAATTTTTCTCATGGATTCATTGGAGCAGTGCAAAGAGCATACTAAGATAACTGATCTTTTGACTCTTATTCAATCTGTGACCAGCCAAGCATGGTCAGTCATTAATTCTTTTTCTCATGACTCAGACCACGAAGACTTGGCCATGAAAATTAGTCCCTTGCATTTCCAATTGCTTCTTAAGTTCAAGTTTATTAAGGCAGCGATTAGACAAATGTGTCCCAGCATTACTGCATCATCAACACAGGACCATCCTACGATAAATCTGCTTAACTTTCTTCCTATTAACTTTGAGGTCATTGATTCCTATTTCAGCATGCTAAAATCCTCAAAGACATCGTCCTCATATATGCCCACGATTGATAAGTTTTTGATGGGATTTCATGAATATATTCTTGGCAATCTACTCCTGAAGGATGAAACTTATTTGACATTTACTGTTGCGAATGAGGTTAAAAAGTTTTTCCATGGGTTGCTGCTCCTAGTAACGTATCTTTTTGATCCTCTAGTTCAGAGCATTGGATGCATGAAGCAGAATGATCTATTGACAGGATTCGGAACTATAGTACTTGTGGCTGAATCTGCGATCTGCTTAATTTATGAGGATGCTGTGGATAGCAACAAAAGTAGGAAGGTCAATCTTGTTCTTCAATTTTTGACCATTGCTTTCAAGCTTATCGAGTCTGAGGGAAGTTTAATGGATCTACGAAAGCACAAAGCTACTCTGAAAGCTGAAATTTTGGATCTGATTGGAAGTGCTCATGAAGACCTTGTTTTCCTTAGAGCTTTTCTCATGGATGTTCTCTCGCAACATACAGAGCTTAATGAATTGCATGGTCTCTTACTTCATGCTGAAGCGACTGCCCACAAGTTAGCACAAATCAGTGGTTCTTGTTGTGAAAGTTTCATGGATGGAAGCAGCACTGAGAGGATGAGGCTTTCGTTATCCGATTTGCTTCAAGAGATCGAGTCTGTCAAGGTAGAGTTCAGAAAAGTATGCTTTCAACATCTGGATTCATCACCTTGGAAAATGAAAGATGGAGAAAGCCTTATTAATTTCTTATTAAACCACCAGGACGGGCTGCTCAACTGTGATGCTTGTTCAATCCCCTTTCTGAAGAATCAGATCCCATTGGTCAAAGACAAACTAGTGTATTTGGGCTCTTTTCTTGCAGATATTGTACAGTATCGAGATATGGATCACAAGCTCAAAGAGCTCCTGAAACATGTTCAAGATAGAAAGTATGTCTGTCTCTTCCCCATCAGTGATTATAGACCTGCTTGGTATTACATGTTATATCTCTCTGATGTCAAGCAATTGCTCAAGTTTGTTGAGGCAGAGGTCAAAATGATTTGTCTCAAAGTCCCAGATTCATCAAATTATAGCTTCCCCAGGACAAATGGATTAGGATTTCTCAATTGTTTCTTAGGCAAATTGGAGGAGCTGTTAGGTTCTAAGAACGATTTAATTATCGACCTAAAGCTTCAGATTGGATCAGTCAAGGAGGGCTTATTGTGTCTAAGATCGTTGACCGATCATTTTGCAGAAAGCGACTATGAGCATGATGAAGTTTATACTAGTGTTACTGAAATGGCATACAAGGCAGAGTATGTCACTGACTTGTGCTTGACTTGTTCTCATCCACTCTGGTACAAAGTTCTTTGGATTTCTGAAGTTGTTCAGAATATTAAGCTTGTAAATGATGTTGTTAGTGAGACTTGTGAAAGAAAGAAGATTGACGAGACAGTGCCGGAAGTTGCAAAGATCTCCACTAGTCTGTTGCCAGATTTATCCGCTAATACTCCAAGAGCAAATGAAGAAATGGAAGGATTTCAGGAGGCGAAGAACATACTAAAGGATCAGCTAGTGAAAGGATCACCTCATCTAGACGTTATCTCATTGGTCGGCATGCCTGGAatcggtaagactactattgccGAGAAGATTTATAATGATCCAATAGTCACCTCCCACTTTGATGTACGTGCGCAGTGTCGTGTGACTCAAGTATATTCATGGAGAGATTTGTTGCTAACCATTTTGAATGGTGTGCTTGAACCTGCTGATCGTAATGAAAAAGAAGATGGTGAATTAGCTGTTGAGCTGCGTCGATTCTTGTTGACCAAGAGATTCTTAGTTCTCATTGATGACGTGTGGGACAATGAAGTGTGGGACAATTTACATATGTGCTTCAAAGGTGCTCGTAACAGGAGTAGAGTTATTCTAACAACCCGGCTGAGCAACATTGCAATTTATGCTAAATGCGAAAGTGAACCCTATCATCTTCGTCTATTCAGTGATGATGAGAGCTGGACATTATTAAAGAAAGAGGTATTTCAAGAGGAGAGCTGTCCACCTGAACTTGTTGATGTGGGGTTTCGAATAGCAAAATGTTGTGGAGGGTTGCCTCTCTTCATTGTATTAGTTGCTGGTGTTctgaaagagaaaaggaagaaagcaGAATTGTGGAAAGTAATAGAAGAAAGTCTAGGTTCACAGAATATTGGTAGCTTGGAAGAGACCATGTCTGTGATTGGATTCAGTTACAAGAATTTACCACACCATTTGAAACCTTGTTTTCTGTATTTTGGAGGCTTTTTGAAGGGCAAGGATATTCATGTCTCAAAATTGACAAGGTTTTGGGTAGCTGAGGAGTTTGTACAGGCAAATATGGAAGAAGGTCCAGAAGATGTTGCGCAAGGTTTCTTGGAAGATCTTATTAGTAGAAATTTAGTGATGGACGTGGGGAAGAGACCCAATGGCAAGCTGAAAATGTGTCGCATTCATGATCTGTTGCATAAATTCTGCTTGGAAAAGGCCAAACAAGAGAATTTCTTTCTCCGTATTAATAG atTCAGTGGAGAGGATACATTTCCCGAAAAGCCTAAGGAATATCGGTTGTTTGTTCACTCTTATGAGGATCAGGTTGATCTGTGGCAGCCATCTCATTCAAACGTTCGCTCTTTACTATTCAATGTGATTGACCCAGGTAACTTTTTATGGCCGCGTGATATCTCCTTCATCTTTAACAGCTTCAAACTTGTTAAAGTGTTGAATTTGGAATCCTTCAACATTGGTGGTACTTTTCCCAGTGAGATACAATCTTTAATTCATTTGAGGTACTTTGCTGCTCAAACTGATGGAAACTCAATTCCTTCATCTATATCTAAGCTTTGGAATCTTGAAACTTTTGTGGTTAAAGGATTGGGAGTGGAGGTGATATTACCTAGTTCACTTCTGAAGATGGTTAAATTGAGGCATATACATGTAAAAGATCGTGCTTCATTTAGTTTATATGAGAACATGGGTGAATCACTTGCTGACTCACAATTAGATAATCTGGAAACCTTTTCCACTCCACATCTCTTTTATGGTGAAGATACAGAGATGATATTGAGAAAGATGCCAAAATTGAGAAAGCTGAGTTGCATATTTTCGGGAACATTTGGTTATTCCAAGATAGTAACAGGAAAGTGTGTTCTTTTTCCTAGATTGGAGTTCCTAAGTCACCTTGAATCCCTCAAGCTTGTTTCCAACAGTTGTCCAGCTAAACTTCCACATGTCTTCAGTTTCCCCTCAAGACTAAGGGAATTGACTCTGTCAAAGTTTCGTCTACCTTGGAACCAAATCTCGACCATTGCAGAACTGCCTAACTTGGAGATCCTGAAGTTATTTCTCAGAGCATTTGAAGGGGATGAATGGGAAGTGAAAGATTCAGAGTTCCCTGAACTCAAATACTTAGAATTGGACGACCTCAATATTACACAGTGGTCTGTTTCCGAGGATGCTTTTCCTATGCTTGaacattttgttttgaaaaaatgtAAGCAGCTTAAAGAAATCCCCTCTCAATTTGATTACGCTATATCTCTAAGAAGAATTGAAGTAAATTGGTGCAGCTGGTCTGTTGCCAATTCAGCCATGGAAATTCAAAGAACACAGCAGGAAGACTTGTCAAATGATGCGTTCACAGTTACAATACACCCTCCAGATTGGACTAGAGGGTCGTCTCCTTGA